Proteins from a genomic interval of Phalacrocorax aristotelis chromosome 3, bGulAri2.1, whole genome shotgun sequence:
- the FLRT3 gene encoding leucine-rich repeat transmembrane protein FLRT3 — MISVTWSIFLVWTKIGLLLDMAPYSVSAKPCPSVCRCDVGFIYCNDRDLTSIPTGIPEDATTLFLQNNQINNAGIPSELKNLLRVERIYLYHNSLDEFPTNLPKYVKELHLQENNIRTITYDSLSQIPYLEELHLDDNSVSAVSIEDGAFRDNIYLRLLFLSRNHLSTIPWGLPKTIEELRLDDNRISTISELSLQDLTNLKRLVLDGNLLNNHGLGDKVFMNLANLTELSLVRNSLTAAPVNLPGTNLRKLYLQENHINCVPPNAFSYLRQLYRLDMSNNNLSNLPQGVFDDLDNITQLFLRNNPWHCGCKMKWVRDWLQSLPLKVNVRGLMCQAPEKVRGMAIKDLNVELFDCKDDGMVSTVQITTAVPNTLYPAQGHWPISVTKQPDIKTPNLNKNLRTTASPVRKIITIFVKSVSTETIHISWKVALPMTALRLSWLKMGHSPAFGSITETIVTGDRNDYLLTALEPESPYRVCMVPMETSNIYLSNETPECIETETAPVKMYNPTTTLNREQEKEPYKNSSLPLAAIIGGAVALVAIALLALVCWYVHRNGSLFSRNCTYSKGRRRKDDYAEAGTKKDNSILEIRETSFQMIPITNDQVSKEEFVIHTIFPPNGMNLYKNSHSESSSNRSYRDSGIPDSDHSHS; from the coding sequence ATGATTAGTGTAACCTGGAGCATCTTCCTAGTTTGGACTAAAATAGGGCTGTTACTTGACATGGCACCTTATTCTGTTAGTGCCAAACCATGTCCTTCAGTATGTCGCTGTGATGTGGGTTTCATATATTGTAATGATCGCGATTTGACATCTATTCCTACAGGAATCCCAGAGGATGCTACTACCCTCTTCCTTCAGAACAATCAAATAAATAATGCTGGGATTCCTTCAGAACTGAAGAACTTGCTTAGGGTGGAAAGGATATATTTGTACCACAACAGCCTAGACGAATTCCCAACTAACCTCCCTAAGTATGTTAAGGAACTGCATTTGCAGGAGAATAACATAAGGACGATTACTTATGATTCACTTTCACAAATTCCGTATCTGGAAGAACTGCATTTGGATGATAATTCAGTTTCCGCTGTTAGCATCGAGGATGGAGCTTTCCGGGACAACATCTATCtcagacttctttttctctctcgAAATCACCTTAGCACCATTCCCTGGGGTTTGCCTAAAACAATAGAAGAGCTACGCTTGGATGATAATCGTATTTCCACGATTTCAGAACTGTCCCTTCAAGACCTTACAAATCTAAAACGCCTTGTTTTAGACGGAAATCTTCTAAATAATCATGGATTAGGAGACAAAGTCTTCATGAATCTAGCCAATCTTACAGAATTGTCATTGGTCCGCAATTCACTCACAGCTGCACCGGTAAATTTGCCGGGAACAAACCTAAGAAAGCTCTATCTTCAAGAAAACCACATCAACTGTGTGCCACCCAATGCTTTCTCTTACCTAAGGCAGTTGTATCGACTAGATATGTCCAATAATAATCTTAGCAATTTACCTCAGGGTGTCTTTGATGATCTGGACAACATAACTCAACTGTTTCTTCGCAACAACCCTTGGCACTGCGGATGCAAAATGAAATGGGTGCGCGACTGGTTACAGTCATTGCCTTTAAAGGTTAATGTACGTGGACTGATGTGTCAGGCACCAGAAAAAGTACGTGGAATGGCTATCAAAGACCTCAATGTGGAACTATTTGATTGTAAGGACGATGGCATGGTGAGCACCGTCCAAATCACTACTGCAGTACCAAACACGTTATACCCGGCCCAGGGACACTGGCCGATCTCTGTGACCAAACAACCAGACATCAAGACTCCCAACCTAAATAAAAACCTCAGAACCACAGCAAGCCCAGTACGCAAAATCATTACAATATTTGTAAAATCTGTAAGCACGGAGACTATTCATATCTCCTGGAAGGTTGCACTACCAATGACTGCTTTAAGGCTAAGCTGGCTCAAGATGGGTCACAGCCCTGCCTTTGGATCTATAACTGAAACAATAGTTACGGGTGACAGAAACGACTATTTGCTGACGGCTCTCGAACCAGAATCACCATACCGTGTATGCATGGTTCCCATGGAAACCAGCAACATCTATCTCTCCAACGAAACACCCGAATGCATCGAGACTGAGACAGCACCTGTTAAGATGTACAATCCTACCACGACCCTCAACCGGGAGCAGGAGAAAGAACCTTACAAAAACTCCAGTTTGCCCTTGGCCGCCATCATTGGCGGTGCGGTGGCGCTGGTGGCCATAGCACTGCTGGCCCTGGTCTGCTGGTATGTCCACAGAAATGGGTCCCTATTCTCCCGGAACTGCACCTACAGCAAGGGACGGCGGAGAAAAGACGACTATGCCGAAGCAGGAACCAAGAAGGATAACTCCATCCTAGAAATCAGGGAGACTTCTTTCCAGATGATACCAATAACCAATGACCAAGTGTCCAAGGAGGAATTTGTAATACACACCATTTTCCCACCTAACGGCATGAATCTATACAAGAACAGCCACAGTGAAAGCAGTAGTAACAGGAGCTACAGAGACAGTGGTATTCCAGATTCAGATCATTCACACTCATGA